One segment of Macrotis lagotis isolate mMagLag1 chromosome 1, bilby.v1.9.chrom.fasta, whole genome shotgun sequence DNA contains the following:
- the CD93 gene encoding complement component C1q receptor → MGSALVPLILLLLSQMLSSPGSWARAIEEEEEGEAAAVCAGTACYTAHWGKLSAAEAQLACSTNGGNLATVKSEEEAQHIQEALAQLPDKEAPGRAIKFWIGLQRDKSKCMDPSHPLKGFSWVGGAGNTTYSNWYKEPMSTCISKRCASLLVELSSSSLAAAHSVPKWSEGLCGSHGSPGRNIEGYVCKFSFKGMCHPVALGGPGEVTYTTPFGATSTSLAAVPFASAANVNCEDGGEKRSHYLVCKERSPNLFDWGTPGPFCTSPNHGCAFNNGGCQQECLEGGDGSFLCGCRPGFRLLDDLVSCIPRDPCHPNPCRGKAKCRPGGGHGQHHECQCPPGFKPTPNRLDCDDVDECSIFPCAHTCVNTAGSFYCTCHSGYEPQGYQGLECWDVDECARNPSPCSQICTNTVGSFQCGCKTGYKVTGENGTQCQDVNECEEGEDPCKGPCRNVPGSYFCDCNPGWNVGPDGVSCVVNHTRTGIPGDGHQEKDEKDVDKKKEMENEEEEKEKLKENSSSSPSVLDTTKRPEATSGASSPYNVATTMGGPSQETNPPITQDPTFSRKPRIELISRDNFTMISTDEGSQKGESLANGRDGDTDGQKLLLFYILGTVAVTLLLLAMVLGLVFYRKKKAKRTKKIPQNAADSYSWVPEQSENRAIENKHR, encoded by the coding sequence ATGGGGAGCGCCTTGGTCCCACTGATCCTACTGCTGCTCAGCCAGATGCTGTCCAGCCCTGGGTCCTGGGCCAGGGCCAtcgaggaagaggaggagggggaggcgGCGGCTGTGTGTGCCGGGACTGCTTGCTACACGGCCCACTGGGGCAAGCTCAGCGCCGCCGAGGCCCAGCTTGCCTGCAGCACCAACGGGGGGAACCTGGCCACAGTGAAGAGTGAAGAAGAGGCCCAGCATATCCAAGAAGCCCTGGCCCAGCTGCCTGACAAGGAGGCCCCGGGCCGTGCTATCAAATTCTGGATCGGCCTTCAACGCGATAAGAGCAAGTGCATGGACCCCAGTCACCCACTGAAGGGCTTCAGCTGGGTGGGAGGTGCAGGCAACACGACCTACTCCAACTGGTATAAGGAGCCCATGAGCACCTGCATCTCCAAGCGCTGCGCCTCCCTCCTGGTGGAGCTCTCATCATCCTCTCTAGCTGCTGCCCACTCAGTCCCCAAGTGGTCGGAAGGTCTATGTGGTTCACATGGTTCACCGGGCAGGAACATCGAGGGCTATGTGTGCAAGTTCAGTTTCAAAGGTATGTGCCACCCTGTAGCTCTTGGGGGGCCAGGGGAGGTGACTTACACAACGCCCTTTGGGGCCACTAGCACCTCCCTGGCTGCTGTGCCTTTTGCCTCAGCAGCTAATGTGAACTGTGAGGATGGAGGTGAAAAAAGAAGCCACTACCTCGTGTGCAAAGAACGAAGCCCCAACCTGTTTGACTGGGGCACCCCAGGACCTTTCTGCACCTCCCCGAATCATGGCTGCGCCTTCAACAATGGCGGCTGCCAGCAGGAGTGCTTGGAGGGGGGTGATGGCTCCTTTCTCTGTGGCTGCCGGCCTGGGTTTCGTCTTCTAGACGACCTGGTGTCCTGCATCCCTCGAGACCCTTGTCATCCCAACCCATGCAGGGGAAAGGCCAAGTGCAGGCCCGGGGGAGGCCATGGTCAGCACCACGAGTGTCAGTGTCCTCCGGGCTTCAAACCCACTCCAAACCGACTGGACTGTGATGATGTGGATGAGTGCAGTATATTCCCATGTGCCCACACCTGTGTCAACACTGCAGGGAGCTTCTACTGCACCTGTCACTCAGGTTATGAGCCCCAAGGCTATCAAGGACTGGAATGCTGGGATGTGGATGAGTGTGCTAGAAACCCCTCCCCCTGTTCACAGATTTGCACCAATACTGTAGGCTCCTTTCAATGCGGCTGCAAAACTGGCTACAAGGTTACTGGGGAAAATGGGACCCAGTGCCAGGATGTGAATGAATGTGAGGAGGGGGAAGACCCCTGTAAAGGCCCCTGCCGTAACGTACCAGGTTCCTATTTCTGTGACTGCAATCCAGGATGGAATGTAGGACCCGATGGTGTCTCCTGTGTTGTCAACCACACCAGAACAGGTATTCCAGGTGACGGTCACCAGGAGAAAGATGAGAAGGACGTggacaagaagaaagaaatggagaatgaggaagaggaaaaggagaaattaaaagagaACAGTAGTTCTTCTCCCTCAGTCTTGGACACAACCAAGAGACCTGAGGCCACCTCAGGAGCTAGTTCTCCCTACAATGTGGCAACTACAATGGGAGGACCTTCCCAAGAGACTAATCCTCCTATCACACAGGACCCTACATTCAGTAGGAAACCAAGAATCGAGCTGATTTCCAGAGACAACTTCACAATGATCTCCACTGATGAAGGATCTCAGAAAGGAGAATCCTTGGCAAATGGGAGGGATGGTGACACTGATGGTCAGAAATTGCTCCTGTTTTATATCTTGGGGACAGTAGCAGTCACCTTGCTTCTTCTGGCTATGGTCCTGGGGTTAGTGTTCTAtcgaaagaagaaagcaaaaaggaCAAAGAAGATCCCTCAGAATGCAGCTGACAGCTACTCCTGGGTCCCTGAGCAATCTGAGAACAGGGCAATAGAAAATAAGCACAGGTAA